A stretch of Myroides oncorhynchi DNA encodes these proteins:
- a CDS encoding porin: protein MKKLLHILFLLLPTLMIAQELKHDTKSNELKLEQLPYYSYGKGLGMTSADSIFQLNIRFRMQNRLTFNENDGEKNTYEGEIRRLRLRLDGFVGNPKFLYVIQLSFAPKDMGTTKDGEPINIIRDAALTYRPNENWNFIFGQTKLPGNRQRINSSGALQLTDRSINNAKFNIDRDFGIQAYYLHEKKNEFGYNIKTAVSTGRGRNFSGSESDSYALTGRVELFPLGSFSKNGAFFEGDLAREATPKLMLSGTFHRNNNAQKTQGQTGSNLNDPRSFNSLMLDGILKYNGWAGMISYMDRTLDDAITYKYDETNNKIGTSAVFAGRGMDYQLSYLFPSNYEVIGRVSTQKMKDQLYETLNMPNTTQFSLGANKYLWEHTFKLQAELTYDKQKFYQGPSKNNWYFRLQFEIGI, encoded by the coding sequence ATGAAAAAACTATTACACATTTTATTTTTGCTTTTGCCTACGCTAATGATAGCGCAGGAATTAAAACATGATACGAAAAGTAATGAATTAAAGTTAGAACAACTTCCTTACTACAGCTATGGTAAGGGACTAGGAATGACTTCTGCTGATAGTATCTTCCAGTTAAACATTCGATTTAGAATGCAAAACAGATTAACATTTAATGAGAATGACGGCGAAAAAAACACTTATGAAGGAGAGATTAGAAGGCTTCGTTTGAGATTAGATGGTTTTGTTGGTAACCCTAAGTTTCTTTACGTTATTCAACTATCTTTTGCTCCTAAAGATATGGGAACAACTAAAGATGGAGAACCTATAAACATCATACGTGATGCTGCCTTGACTTACCGTCCTAACGAAAACTGGAACTTCATCTTTGGACAAACTAAATTACCTGGAAATAGACAACGTATTAACTCTTCTGGAGCATTGCAATTAACTGATCGTTCTATAAATAACGCAAAGTTTAATATAGATCGTGACTTTGGTATACAGGCTTATTACCTGCACGAAAAGAAAAATGAGTTCGGATATAATATTAAGACTGCTGTATCTACAGGTCGTGGACGTAACTTCTCAGGGAGCGAAAGCGATAGCTATGCATTGACTGGTAGAGTTGAGCTATTTCCCTTGGGAAGTTTTTCAAAGAATGGTGCTTTCTTTGAAGGAGACTTAGCTAGGGAGGCAACACCTAAACTAATGCTATCTGGTACATTCCATCGCAATAACAATGCACAAAAAACGCAAGGACAAACAGGTAGTAACCTAAATGATCCAAGATCTTTTAACTCACTAATGTTAGATGGTATCTTAAAGTATAACGGATGGGCTGGTATGATCTCATATATGGATAGAACATTAGATGATGCCATAACTTATAAATATGATGAGACTAATAACAAAATAGGTACTTCAGCAGTATTTGCAGGTCGAGGTATGGATTATCAGTTGAGTTATTTATTCCCTAGTAACTATGAAGTAATTGGAAGAGTCTCTACTCAGAAGATGAAAGACCAATTATACGAAACACTAAATATGCCAAATACTACACAGTTTTCTTTAGGTGCAAACAAGTATTTATGGGAGCATACTTTCAAGTTACAAGCAGAATTAACTTATGATAAACAGAAATTTTATCAAGGTCCTTCTAAAAACAACTGGTACTTTAGACTGCAATTTGAAATAGGAATTTAA
- the prmA gene encoding 50S ribosomal protein L11 methyltransferase: MEYIGYHFNIEPRELGTEILIAELGEKAFESFEETATGVSAYVQKGMWTEDILEDIFILQSDQFTITYRKEDIEQVNWNEEWEKNFDPIDVEGICYVRAPFHEKTSAQYDIVIEPKMSFGTGHHETTFMMIRQILNNDMQDKEVLDMGCGTAILAILAAMRGAKHVDAIDIDNWCYQNSIENATRNNCTNIDVFEGDASIITTKPKYDVILANINRNILLNDMDKYVASLHKGGAIYFSGFYTEDMNAIKNCADKNGLVFENNFEKNNWVSLKFIKA, encoded by the coding sequence ATGGAATATATAGGGTATCATTTTAATATAGAACCAAGAGAATTAGGTACAGAAATACTTATAGCAGAATTAGGAGAAAAGGCATTTGAGAGTTTTGAAGAGACAGCTACAGGAGTAAGTGCTTATGTGCAGAAAGGAATGTGGACTGAAGATATATTAGAAGATATATTTATTTTGCAATCCGATCAGTTTACTATTACTTATAGAAAAGAGGATATCGAACAAGTAAATTGGAATGAGGAATGGGAGAAAAACTTTGATCCTATTGATGTAGAAGGTATTTGTTATGTAAGAGCTCCGTTTCACGAGAAAACAAGTGCTCAATATGATATCGTAATCGAACCTAAAATGAGCTTTGGAACAGGACATCACGAGACAACATTTATGATGATACGCCAAATCTTAAATAACGATATGCAAGACAAGGAGGTATTAGATATGGGATGTGGTACAGCTATTCTAGCTATATTAGCTGCTATGCGTGGTGCTAAACATGTAGATGCTATCGATATTGACAATTGGTGTTATCAGAATTCTATAGAGAACGCAACTAGAAATAACTGTACTAATATTGACGTGTTTGAAGGAGATGCTTCTATTATTACGACGAAACCTAAGTATGATGTAATTTTAGCGAATATTAACAGAAATATCTTATTAAATGACATGGATAAGTATGTTGCTAGTTTGCATAAAGGTGGAGCTATATACTTCAGTGGATTCTATACAGAAGATATGAATGCAATTAAAAATTGTGCAGATAAAAATGGTTTAGTTTTTGAAAACAACTTTGAAAAGAATAATTGGGTATCTTTGAAGTTCATAAAGGCTTAA
- a CDS encoding ATP-dependent Clp protease adaptor ClpS, which produces MNTQEKIQEKVDVAELLNGNSEIILYNDDVNTFDHVIETLIRVCDHTSEQAEQCAMLVHYTGKCTVKTGEFKKLKSQCLQLLDAGLSAEIM; this is translated from the coding sequence ATGAATACACAAGAAAAGATTCAAGAAAAGGTAGATGTAGCAGAGTTATTGAATGGTAATAGTGAAATTATTCTATACAATGATGATGTTAATACATTTGATCACGTTATTGAAACCCTTATCCGTGTATGTGATCATACATCAGAACAGGCTGAGCAATGTGCAATGCTAGTACACTATACTGGTAAATGTACAGTGAAGACTGGAGAGTTTAAAAAGCTTAAATCTCAATGCTTACAGTTACTAGACGCAGGCCTTAGTGCTGAGATTATGTAA
- the prfH gene encoding peptide chain release factor H produces MARFIQITAGRGPKECDFAVEKITQLFIDDAVKSNIKVDPIQDDTDAHGASVIIQIVETSKEVDTFLSTWLGTIQWICESPFRPKHKRKNWYIGIFENTRANDAIICNSDIQYQAVRSSGAGGQNVNKVSSAVRATHLPTGITVLAMDSRSQHQNKKLATERILEKLQNMALNEVKLEEKNTWLNQTKVERGNPTRTFIGIKFKKK; encoded by the coding sequence ATGGCAAGATTTATTCAGATTACAGCAGGTAGAGGTCCCAAGGAGTGTGATTTTGCCGTTGAGAAGATTACACAACTTTTTATAGACGACGCAGTCAAATCCAATATTAAAGTTGATCCAATACAGGATGATACCGACGCACATGGCGCGTCGGTCATTATCCAAATCGTCGAAACGTCTAAAGAAGTTGATACTTTTTTGAGTACATGGTTAGGTACTATACAGTGGATTTGTGAAAGTCCATTTAGACCTAAACACAAAAGGAAGAATTGGTACATCGGTATCTTTGAAAACACTAGAGCAAATGATGCTATCATATGCAACAGTGATATTCAATACCAAGCTGTACGCAGTTCGGGAGCTGGCGGACAAAATGTCAATAAAGTTAGTTCAGCTGTGAGAGCTACTCATCTACCTACAGGTATTACTGTACTAGCAATGGATAGCAGATCTCAGCACCAAAACAAAAAATTAGCTACCGAAAGAATACTAGAAAAGCTTCAGAATATGGCATTAAATGAAGTCAAACTAGAAGAAAAGAATACGTGGCTAAACCAGACAAAAGTAGAAAGGGGTAACCCTACTCGTACTTTCATTGGTATAAAGTTTAAAAAAAAATAA
- a CDS encoding RtcB family protein, translating to MGRKLSGKDFIKIGFPQNNTINIALGQVNRYKKKENKNSILEEAKLVLQHPESYMGDGIWGKVAESMIKQVEVKKHQLNTNRVPFSIYGENAIDQQTKYQLYTALKLPVAVQGALMPDAHYGYGLPIGGVLATDNAVIPYGVGVDIGCRMSLSVFNLPANFLKGKDHQLLNILSEHTKFGMYDTHKIKADHEVFSREEFKNIPFVKSLLDKAYKQLGTSGGGNHFVEFGIVRLTETKPEWKLEPGEYIAVLSHSGSRGLGANIAKHYTYLATKQCPLPSNAQHLAWLDLNTHDGQEYWLAMNLAGDYAKACHDDIHRRIAKALGKHIAFTIENHHNFAWKEVIDNKELIVHRKGATPAAKGQLGIIPGSMTTNGFIVEGLGNTESLNSASHGAGRLHSRAACKQKFTKSEIKKELSSTGVQLIGGGIDEAPMAYKDINAVMQAQSELVKVLGSFTPKFVRMDK from the coding sequence ATGGGAAGGAAACTTTCTGGGAAAGACTTTATTAAAATAGGTTTTCCTCAAAACAATACAATAAACATCGCCTTAGGGCAAGTAAATAGATACAAGAAAAAAGAGAATAAAAACAGCATACTAGAAGAAGCTAAATTAGTACTACAGCATCCTGAATCCTATATGGGAGACGGTATCTGGGGCAAAGTAGCAGAGAGTATGATAAAGCAAGTAGAAGTCAAAAAACATCAACTCAATACGAATAGAGTACCATTCTCTATCTATGGGGAAAATGCAATAGACCAACAGACGAAGTATCAACTGTATACTGCTTTAAAATTACCTGTAGCAGTACAGGGCGCATTAATGCCTGACGCTCATTATGGTTATGGTCTACCTATCGGAGGTGTACTAGCTACTGATAATGCAGTCATTCCTTACGGAGTAGGTGTAGATATAGGCTGTAGAATGAGTCTATCGGTATTTAATCTACCTGCCAACTTTCTAAAAGGAAAAGACCATCAGTTGCTAAACATCTTATCAGAACATACTAAGTTTGGTATGTATGACACACATAAGATTAAAGCGGACCATGAAGTCTTTAGTAGAGAGGAGTTTAAGAACATTCCTTTTGTAAAGAGTTTATTAGATAAGGCATATAAACAATTAGGAACATCTGGTGGAGGTAACCACTTCGTAGAGTTTGGTATCGTTAGATTAACAGAGACTAAACCTGAATGGAAACTAGAACCGGGAGAATATATTGCAGTTCTTTCACATAGTGGATCGAGAGGTCTAGGGGCTAATATCGCTAAACACTATACATATTTAGCGACTAAGCAATGTCCTTTACCAAGTAATGCACAGCATCTAGCTTGGTTAGACCTCAACACACATGATGGCCAAGAATATTGGTTAGCAATGAATCTAGCGGGTGATTACGCGAAGGCATGTCACGATGACATCCATCGTCGTATTGCAAAAGCATTAGGTAAGCACATTGCTTTTACCATAGAGAACCATCATAACTTCGCTTGGAAAGAGGTGATAGATAATAAAGAACTAATCGTTCACCGTAAAGGAGCTACTCCTGCAGCGAAAGGACAATTGGGAATTATACCTGGATCGATGACTACAAATGGCTTTATAGTCGAAGGTCTAGGGAATACTGAGAGCTTAAATTCAGCTTCTCATGGTGCAGGACGCTTACACTCTCGTGCGGCATGTAAACAGAAGTTTACAAAGAGTGAGATAAAGAAAGAGCTTAGCTCTACTGGCGTTCAGCTCATCGGAGGTGGTATTGATGAAGCCCCAATGGCTTATAAAGACATCAATGCCGTGATGCAAGCTCAAAGTGAATTAGTAAAAGTATTGGGAAGTTTTACCCCTAAGTTTGTAAGAATGGATAAGTAG
- a CDS encoding SRPBCC family protein — MNLESPKVNVAKSAEYIFNALTDVKNFEKLMPESIAKFEVTGDDSFIFALKGMPEIKLKQKEQTPNSKVILGAASEKLPFTLTGNITEVDTNNSEVQLTFEGSFNPMMAMMVKGPIGKFIEALAGNMNKL, encoded by the coding sequence ATGAACTTAGAAAGCCCAAAAGTAAACGTAGCTAAATCAGCTGAATATATTTTTAATGCGTTGACTGATGTTAAAAACTTCGAGAAGTTAATGCCTGAGTCTATTGCTAAATTTGAAGTAACTGGTGATGATTCTTTTATATTCGCACTTAAAGGAATGCCTGAAATCAAATTAAAGCAAAAAGAACAAACTCCTAACTCAAAAGTTATCTTAGGTGCTGCTAGTGAAAAGCTTCCTTTTACATTAACTGGAAATATCACTGAAGTAGATACTAACAACTCTGAAGTACAGCTTACTTTTGAAGGTAGCTTTAACCCGATGATGGCTATGATGGTAAAAGGTCCTATTGGCAAATTTATCGAAGCCTTAGCTGGAAATATGAATAAACTATAG
- the pyrE gene encoding orotate phosphoribosyltransferase, with product MIFNKETAHKTAESLLQINAIKLNPKNPFTWASGWKSPIYCDNRITLSYPEIRKFLQKEFAENIVAKYGKPDVIAGVATGAIGIGLLVAEALELPFVYVRPEPKKHGRQNQIEGQLETGKSVIVIEDLISTGKSSLQAVEALKENGANILGMAAIFTYEFQVAEDNFKHAGIELTTLSNYTSLLENAVNQKYISDGDLETLQEWRKNPSEWNQ from the coding sequence ATGATTTTTAATAAAGAAACAGCACACAAAACTGCCGAGTCACTTCTGCAAATTAACGCAATTAAATTAAATCCTAAAAATCCTTTTACATGGGCTTCAGGATGGAAATCTCCAATTTATTGTGATAACCGTATTACATTGTCTTATCCTGAGATTAGAAAATTCTTACAAAAAGAATTTGCTGAAAACATTGTAGCCAAATATGGCAAGCCTGATGTTATCGCTGGTGTAGCTACTGGAGCTATCGGTATTGGGTTATTAGTAGCAGAAGCATTAGAACTACCTTTCGTATATGTACGACCTGAACCTAAAAAACACGGTAGACAAAACCAAATCGAAGGACAATTAGAAACTGGTAAATCAGTAATCGTCATCGAAGACCTTATCAGTACTGGTAAAAGTAGCTTACAAGCTGTAGAAGCATTAAAAGAAAATGGAGCAAATATCTTAGGGATGGCTGCTATCTTCACATATGAATTCCAAGTAGCGGAAGACAACTTTAAACATGCAGGTATAGAACTTACCACACTAAGTAACTATACTTCTTTATTAGAAAACGCAGTAAACCAAAAATACATTTCAGACGGTGATCTTGAAACGCTACAGGAGTGGAGAAAGAACCCTTCTGAATGGAACCAATAA
- a CDS encoding NUDIX hydrolase: MYKVFVNDKPLFLTDKIEKETDFQLFLLDSVDIDKIIIKYFQNKIDKAFLYHPDEKEILKKIKEKIPVQKAGGGVVFNPKGEVLFILRGGKWDLPKGGIEKGEEMEETAIREVEEETGVSQLKIVRKLPKTYHIFKRNGKYKLKITTWYEMTSDFDGSLVGQIEEDIEQVAWLNKEQIREAMNNSYENIKLLVDELGILD, from the coding sequence ATGTATAAAGTTTTTGTAAACGACAAACCATTGTTCTTAACAGATAAAATCGAGAAAGAAACCGATTTTCAACTGTTCTTATTAGATAGCGTCGATATTGACAAAATTATCATTAAATATTTTCAAAATAAAATTGATAAGGCTTTTTTATATCATCCAGACGAAAAAGAGATTCTAAAAAAGATAAAAGAGAAGATTCCAGTGCAGAAAGCAGGAGGAGGAGTTGTGTTTAATCCCAAGGGAGAAGTATTATTTATTCTTAGAGGAGGTAAATGGGATTTACCTAAAGGAGGAATAGAGAAAGGAGAAGAGATGGAGGAGACGGCTATACGAGAAGTAGAAGAAGAAACAGGGGTGTCTCAATTAAAAATAGTACGCAAACTACCTAAGACTTATCATATCTTTAAACGCAACGGCAAGTATAAGCTAAAGATTACCACTTGGTATGAAATGACTTCTGATTTTGACGGTTCATTAGTAGGGCAGATAGAAGAAGATATCGAGCAAGTAGCTTGGCTAAATAAAGAACAAATCAGAGAAGCAATGAATAACTCTTATGAGAATATTAAATTGCTAGTAGATGAGTTGGGTATTTTAGATTAG
- the coaD gene encoding pantetheine-phosphate adenylyltransferase, giving the protein MRRAVLPGSFDPITNGHCDIIRRAIPLFDEIIVAIGVNSDKKYMFTLEERKKFIEDTFKDEPKIKVATYEGLTTDFCFKVDAQFILRGLRNPADFEFEKAIAHTNRFLTKLETVFLLTAASTSFISSSIVRDVIRNKGDYSKLVPSTVKL; this is encoded by the coding sequence ATGAGAAGAGCAGTCTTACCGGGTTCTTTTGATCCTATTACTAATGGACACTGTGATATAATAAGAAGAGCTATACCTCTATTTGACGAAATCATCGTCGCTATAGGTGTTAACTCTGATAAGAAATATATGTTCACTCTAGAAGAGAGAAAGAAATTTATTGAAGATACTTTTAAAGACGAACCGAAGATTAAAGTAGCTACTTATGAAGGGTTGACTACTGACTTCTGCTTTAAAGTAGATGCCCAGTTTATCCTAAGAGGACTAAGAAATCCTGCGGACTTTGAGTTCGAAAAGGCGATAGCACATACTAATCGCTTTTTAACGAAGTTAGAGACCGTATTCTTACTTACAGCTGCTAGTACTTCATTTATTAGCTCAAGCATCGTTAGAGACGTTATACGCAACAAAGGTGACTATTCTAAATTAGTTCCTTCTACAGTAAAATTATAA
- a CDS encoding D-alanine--D-alanine ligase: MKHVAVIMGGYSSEYKISLNSGKVVCNTLDRSKYIPYPIHIFEDKWVYVDENNEEFAIDKNDFSVQYKGNKITFDVVFNAIHGTPGEDGLMQAYFALINMPHTSCDYYQAALTMNKRDMLSVLKPFGIKTAISYYLNQGDVINTEDIIQRVGLPCFVKPNRSGSSFGISKAKTTEELLTAIEVAYKEDNEIIIESFLNGTEVSVGVINYKGEIKVLPMTEIVSENDFFDYEAKYLGKSQEITPARIDDTTRDTIAEIAGRIYSILNMSGFSRSEFIIVDGIPFLLEMNTVPGLTNESILPQQSQVAGIPLADLFDNAIVLALQKQTK, from the coding sequence ATGAAGCACGTAGCAGTAATAATGGGAGGATATTCTAGTGAGTATAAAATCTCACTAAACAGTGGTAAAGTAGTATGTAATACACTTGACCGTTCTAAATACATCCCTTACCCTATCCATATATTTGAAGATAAATGGGTATATGTAGATGAAAACAATGAAGAGTTCGCTATCGATAAAAATGATTTCTCTGTACAATACAAAGGAAACAAAATAACGTTTGATGTCGTATTTAATGCGATACATGGTACTCCAGGTGAAGATGGATTAATGCAAGCTTATTTTGCATTAATTAATATGCCACATACTTCTTGTGATTATTACCAAGCAGCACTGACAATGAACAAAAGAGATATGCTATCTGTATTAAAACCTTTTGGAATAAAAACAGCTATTTCTTATTACTTAAACCAAGGTGATGTTATTAATACGGAAGATATTATTCAACGTGTGGGATTACCTTGTTTCGTAAAGCCAAACCGCTCAGGTTCTAGTTTTGGAATCTCTAAAGCTAAGACTACTGAAGAACTTCTTACTGCTATAGAAGTAGCTTATAAAGAAGACAATGAGATTATTATCGAAAGCTTCTTAAACGGAACAGAAGTATCTGTAGGTGTGATTAATTACAAAGGAGAAATTAAGGTATTGCCTATGACAGAAATAGTTTCTGAAAATGATTTCTTTGATTACGAAGCAAAATACTTAGGTAAATCTCAAGAAATCACTCCTGCTAGAATAGACGACACCACTAGAGATACAATAGCTGAAATAGCAGGTAGAATCTATAGTATACTTAATATGTCAGGGTTCTCACGTAGTGAGTTTATCATCGTAGATGGTATACCATTCTTATTAGAGATGAATACAGTACCAGGACTAACTAATGAGAGTATTTTACCTCAACAGTCACAGGTAGCTGGTATTCCATTAGCAGATTTGTTTGACAATGCAATTGTTTTAGCTTTACAAAAGCAAACCAAATAA
- a CDS encoding PASTA domain-containing protein translates to MKLTDFLKSKPFFFSLAAAFIIVVLGVFLTLKWLAHTTNHGEKIEVPNLIKLDTDQAIQLLQKNDLDMVILDTLDYDKDFPPLSILEQDPAPKTGVKTNRKIYVKINASGYGSVKLPKLEELTHRQALSTIQALGLKEGTISYQTFIGKDVVLKVYQNGRALNEGDKVAKDSRVDFVLGDGRAGLSEEELDVAPAVDDTNSGSNTSNEFDF, encoded by the coding sequence ATGAAATTAACTGATTTTTTAAAAAGTAAACCTTTTTTCTTTTCTCTAGCTGCGGCATTTATTATCGTGGTACTAGGTGTGTTTTTAACGCTTAAGTGGTTAGCGCATACTACTAACCATGGAGAAAAAATAGAGGTTCCAAACTTGATAAAATTAGATACAGACCAAGCAATACAGTTGTTACAGAAGAATGATCTAGATATGGTGATCTTGGATACATTGGACTATGATAAGGATTTTCCACCATTGAGTATTCTTGAACAAGATCCAGCACCTAAGACAGGAGTAAAGACAAATAGAAAAATATATGTAAAGATAAATGCTTCCGGTTATGGTAGTGTGAAGTTGCCTAAATTAGAAGAGTTGACACATCGTCAGGCATTATCTACTATTCAGGCACTGGGGTTAAAAGAAGGAACTATTTCATACCAAACTTTTATTGGCAAGGATGTTGTATTAAAGGTGTACCAGAATGGTAGAGCTTTAAACGAAGGAGATAAAGTGGCAAAAGATTCTAGAGTAGATTTTGTACTAGGAGATGGTAGAGCAGGATTGTCTGAAGAGGAATTAGATGTAGCACCTGCTGTAGATGATACAAATAGTGGTTCAAACACTTCTAATGAGTTTGATTTTTAA
- a CDS encoding RluA family pseudouridine synthase, translating into MQEDNVEMFDDLENELFEHHRFEAGKGQAPLRVDKFLMNLVENATRNKIQQAAANGNIFVNEEPVKSNHKVKANDVVRVLMKQPPFENIIIPENIPLDIVYEDDSLLVVNKPAGLVVHPGHGNYTGTLVNALAYHFENLPLNSSERPGLVHRIDKDTSGLLVVAKTEWAMTELQKQFAEKTSEREYVAMVWGNVEEEEGTIESYIGRHVKDRMQMAAFEDENMGKWAVTHYKVLERLGYVTLVSCRLETGRTHQIRVHMKYIGHTLFNDERYGGNLILKGTTFTKYKQFVDNCFSVLPRQALHAKTLGFTHPITKERMTFNSEVPTDMVECIEKWRTYAQASNFGNRVDNM; encoded by the coding sequence ATGCAAGAAGATAATGTAGAAATGTTCGATGACTTAGAGAATGAGTTGTTTGAGCATCATAGATTTGAAGCAGGTAAAGGACAAGCGCCTTTACGAGTAGATAAGTTCCTTATGAACCTAGTAGAAAATGCTACTCGTAATAAGATCCAACAAGCTGCTGCGAATGGTAATATATTCGTGAATGAAGAGCCAGTAAAGTCTAACCATAAAGTGAAGGCAAATGATGTAGTGCGTGTGTTGATGAAACAACCACCATTCGAGAATATCATTATACCTGAGAATATTCCACTAGATATCGTATATGAAGATGATTCGTTATTAGTGGTGAATAAGCCTGCAGGACTAGTAGTTCATCCAGGTCATGGTAATTATACTGGGACGTTAGTGAATGCGCTGGCATACCACTTCGAGAACTTACCTCTTAACAGTAGTGAAAGACCAGGATTAGTACACCGTATCGATAAAGATACAAGCGGACTATTAGTAGTAGCAAAGACAGAATGGGCGATGACAGAACTTCAAAAGCAATTTGCTGAGAAGACATCAGAGCGTGAGTATGTAGCGATGGTATGGGGTAACGTAGAAGAGGAAGAAGGAACTATAGAAAGTTATATCGGACGTCACGTTAAGGATAGAATGCAGATGGCTGCTTTCGAAGATGAGAATATGGGTAAATGGGCTGTAACGCACTATAAGGTATTAGAGCGTCTAGGATATGTGACATTAGTATCATGTAGATTAGAGACAGGACGTACACATCAGATACGTGTTCATATGAAATACATCGGACATACCTTATTTAATGATGAACGTTATGGAGGTAACTTAATTTTGAAAGGAACTACATTTACTAAGTATAAGCAGTTTGTAGATAATTGTTTCTCTGTATTACCAAGACAAGCGCTACACGCTAAAACTCTAGGATTTACACATCCTATTACTAAAGAGAGAATGACATTTAACTCTGAAGTACCTACAGATATGGTAGAGTGTATTGAGAAATGGAGAACGTATGCGCAAGCTTCTAACTTCGGTAATAGAGTAGATAATATGTAA
- the tilS gene encoding tRNA lysidine(34) synthetase TilS, whose amino-acid sequence MFNQFKEHIENNFTELLDHPLLLAVSGGIDSIVLVHLCHRLGLDIIIAHCNFHLRGEDSNGDQKFVEEFGAQLGIPVFVAEFDTEQYAEKHKVSIQIAARELRYNWFKELAEQENKTYLLTAHHLDDSMETFLINLSRGTGIEGLLGIPARNGYIRRPLLPFTREDIVNYESEHQIGWREDITNSQTKYLRNKIRKNILPLLKDTNAHFNQSFMQTMEYLQQSVDLSEDASKYYYSQVITEKGDGELSINLEKLKALSNPKAYLYKWLSPMGFTAWQDIVELIEATSGKMIYSPTYVLLKNRVEFIVKPRSIEEENKEQIYYLENKQTLTQPLTISTTPYEEKELITDTSIIYVDGDLLEFPLIIRKYRSGDKFIPFGMHGTKKVSKFFKDEKFSQFDKENTWLLCTNENIVWVIGSRMDERFKVKDTTTNIIKIQIKL is encoded by the coding sequence ATGTTTAATCAATTTAAAGAGCACATAGAGAATAACTTCACAGAGTTATTAGATCATCCATTGTTATTAGCTGTCAGTGGGGGAATAGATAGTATAGTCTTAGTACATTTATGTCATAGATTAGGACTAGATATAATTATTGCACATTGTAACTTTCATTTGAGAGGAGAAGATAGTAATGGTGATCAAAAGTTTGTAGAAGAATTTGGAGCTCAATTAGGTATTCCTGTTTTCGTAGCAGAGTTCGATACAGAACAGTATGCCGAAAAGCATAAAGTATCTATACAGATAGCAGCACGTGAACTGCGTTATAACTGGTTTAAGGAGTTAGCAGAGCAGGAGAATAAAACCTATTTACTGACAGCGCATCACTTAGACGATTCGATGGAGACATTCTTAATCAACTTATCTAGGGGAACTGGAATAGAAGGATTATTAGGAATACCTGCAAGGAATGGATATATCAGAAGACCGTTATTGCCATTTACGAGAGAGGATATTGTTAATTACGAAAGTGAACATCAGATAGGCTGGAGAGAAGATATTACCAATAGCCAAACTAAATATTTGCGCAACAAGATTCGCAAGAATATATTGCCTTTGCTTAAGGATACAAATGCACATTTTAACCAATCGTTTATGCAGACGATGGAGTATTTACAGCAGTCAGTAGATTTAAGTGAAGATGCAAGTAAATATTATTATAGTCAAGTAATAACAGAGAAGGGTGATGGAGAGTTAAGTATAAACTTAGAGAAATTAAAAGCACTGTCTAATCCTAAAGCTTATTTGTATAAGTGGCTGTCGCCAATGGGATTTACAGCATGGCAGGATATAGTAGAGTTAATAGAGGCTACCTCAGGGAAGATGATTTATTCACCTACGTATGTGTTGTTAAAGAACAGAGTAGAGTTTATAGTGAAACCTCGTTCTATAGAAGAAGAGAATAAAGAACAAATATATTATTTAGAGAACAAACAAACATTAACCCAACCACTAACGATCAGTACAACACCTTATGAAGAAAAAGAGTTAATAACAGATACTTCGATTATTTATGTAGATGGAGATCTATTAGAGTTTCCATTGATAATACGCAAATATAGAAGTGGCGATAAGTTTATCCCTTTTGGGATGCATGGCACGAAGAAAGTGAGTAAGTTCTTTAAAGACGAAAAGTTTAGTCAGTTTGACAAAGAGAATACTTGGCTTTTGTGTACTAATGAAAATATTGTATGGGTTATCGGTAGTCGAATGGATGAACGATTTAAGGTAAAAGATACAACAACAAACATTATTAAAATTCAAATTAAACTATGA